A stretch of the Neofelis nebulosa isolate mNeoNeb1 chromosome 1, mNeoNeb1.pri, whole genome shotgun sequence genome encodes the following:
- the LOC131494441 gene encoding olfactory receptor 2T33-like, translating into MKYANVTTEINFILLGLFNHTQTHLFLFSMVLMIFLTSVMGNALLFMLICKDPQLHMPMYFLLSQLSLMDVMLVSTIVPKMAANYLMDTRSISPAGCGTQIFLFLTLGGGECFLLAAMAYDRYVAICHPLHYPILMNQKLCLHMTIGSWLLGGVDGLMQAGTTMSFSYCHSREINHFFCEAPSLVRLACADTTFFELFMYVCCILMLLIPLSLILASYSLILAAVLNMRSTAARKKAFATCSSHLGVVGLFYGAIIFIYMRPKSYRSVAHDKVVSAFYTIFTPVLNPLIYSVRNKEIKGALRKLLEKHFLGHQ; encoded by the coding sequence ATGAAATATGCAAATGTCACCACAGAGATAAACTTCATTCTTCTTGGGCTCTTTAACCACACTCAGACCCATCTGTTCCTCTTCTCCATGGTGCTCATGATCTTCCTCACCTCTGTGATGGGCAATGCCCTCTTGTTCATGCTCATTTGCAAGGACCCCCAACTGCACATGCCCATGTACTTCTTGCTTAGCCAGCTCTCCCTCATGGATGTGATGCTTGTCTCCACCATAGTCCCCAAAATGGCAGCCAACTACTTAATGGACACCAGATCCATCTCTCCTGCTGGCTGTGGGACCCAGATATTCCTGTTTCTGACTCTGGGAGGTGGCGAGTGCTTCCTCTTAGCTGCCATGGCATATGACCGCTACGTGGCCATATGTCACCCCCTGCATTACCCCATCCTCATGAATCAGAAGCTCTGCTTGCACATGACCATAGGCTCCTGGCTTCTGGGAGGAGTGGATGGGCTGATGCAAGCTGGTACGACTATGAGCTTCTCTTACTGTCATTCTCGGGAAATCAACCACTTCTTCTGTGAGGCACCCTCACTCGTTCGCCTTGCCTGTGCAGACACTACATTTTTTGAGTTATTCATGTATGTGTGTTGCATTCTGATGCTTTTGATCCCTCTATCTCTCATTTTGGCCTCCTACAGTCTCATCCTGGCTGCTGTGCTGAACATGAGGTCCACTGCAGCTCGAAAGAAAGCCTTTGCCACCTGCTCTTCTCACCTGGGTGTGGTGGGGCTCTTCTATGGTgccattatatttatttacatgcgGCCCAAATCCTACCGTTCAGTGGCCCATGACAAGGTGGTGTCCGCTTTTTACACCATTTTCACACCTGTGTTGAATCCCCTTATATACAGTGTGAGGAATAAAGAAATCAAGGGGGCTTTGAGAAAATTGTTGGAGAAACATTTTCTGGGACATCAATAG